The sequence TGGGGATTGGCGCTACCTTGACAGTAGCCAGCCCACTTGGGGACTGGGAACGGGTCCGCAGTCTGCCCGGCTGGCCAGCAATGATTTTAATTTTGACGATGGCAGTATCGAGGGCAATTCCGAGGCGGACATGATGGAATTTAAGTTTTTCAGGTTCTATCAAACGTTCCTGAAAAAGATCAATTCCAAAGGATTCTATGCAGGACTGGGTGTACACGTGGACATCTTCAGTGACATCAAGGACCAATTGCTGGACCTGGAAGCTTCCACTCCCGTGATCACCCCATATTATGCCTACAATGAAACCTACGGATTTGATCAAGAGAAAAGCACCTTGGTAGGGCTATCCTTCAATGGTGTTTTGGACACCCGGGACAATGTAAACAATCCCTATGCCGGCCGATATGCCATGGTCAATTTCAAAGTGAATCCTACCTTTCTCGGCAGCGACCAAAGCTCTACCCAGCTGTGGATGGAGTACCGTGACTATTTTAACCTGACCGATGACAACAACAATATCCTGGCCCTTTGGACCTATGCCAACCTTACGGTTTCAGGAGACCTGCCTTATATGAACCTGCCCGCCATTGGCTGGGACCAGTACTCCAAATCCGGAGAACCCTATTCTCAAGGAAGGTTCCGGGGCAGGAACCTGATGTTTGGCGGAGTGGAATACAGGAAGCACCTGTTTGCTACCCGAAAAAATCCCCGATTTATGGGCGCCATCCTCTATTTAAACGCGACGACCGCCAATGGAAAAGCCAATGGTATCAACCTATTCGAGTATGTCGAGCCGGGCTATGGGTTGGGCCTACGGTTTAATATCAGTCAAAAAGCACGTACCAACATCGGTATCGATTATGGCTGGGGCAACTACGGCACCTCTGGTCTGTTCTTGAGGCTTAATGAAAATTTCTAAGCTCCATCGAAAGGACCCGGGATCACCATCAACTTAAAAGGCTTGAAACCAACAATTTACTATTAAAATAATACTTCTATTAACTACTAATTTTTGGTAAATTTATATTAAATCAAATTCAATAAACATATGAGATATATTTTTCTGATCCCTCTGATGATTTTCATGACCCTGACGGTAAAAGCCCAAGAAAAGGGCTGGGTGAAGCTGGGCGAGAAAACGGTGGCCTTCAAAAGTGAAACCGACAAGGTATCCATGCTGGGGAACGACAATACCGTGGACAAAATCAAATTAAAATGCACTCAAGGGACCCTGCAGCTTCAGGAAATTACCATTGTCATGAAAGGTGGCGAAAAAAAGACCTATGACGCCAAAGCTAGCGGTGTGATGACCAAGGGCATGTCATCCCTTCCATACGCGGTACCGGACAAAGATGGCAAAATCAGTCATTTAGAGCTCAAGTACGACACCAAAGGAAAAGTAAGCGATTCCTGGTCCACCTGAAAAACTACGCGTGGGCCGTCACCTAACCCCAACTACTCGAGGGTAATCGGTGACCGGGCTGCCGCCGCTCCCAATTTTCCCGCTTGATCCAACGTCAACCTCATGGTAAGAATAAAAAGGGGTGGTCAAAGATTTACGATGCCTTAAGCATTCTATTGGTGTTTACCAGCGTTCATCGGTGGCCAAATAGAAACCAATAATGGCAAAGAATAGGTAAAGCCATCGAAAAAGGTTAGCCCTCATTGATTTTTTATCCATCAACCTGCTGCTTGATGATCAGGCACAAAAAAAAAACGGATTCGGACAGTGTGCCCAAATCCGTTTGTCTAAGTTTGGTCAGCTTAGCTGTTATAGGCCGTAGAAACCGTATCGGCACCTTCGCCTGTCCAATTGGTATGGAAAAATTCTCCCCTAGGCTTATCGGTACGCTCATAGGTATGGGCACCGAAATAGTCACGTTGGGCCTGAAGCAGGTTTGCCGGCAACCGCTTGGTCCTGAATCCATCAAAATAGGCCAATGCGGCACTCAAAGCAGGCACGGGAATTCCATTGGTCACGGCCGCTGCGCAGACCTTCCTCCATCCTGCCTGGGCATTTTGAACCTTTTCCTTGAAGAAATCGTCCAAAAGCAAATGAGGCAGTCCAGGATTCTTGTCAAAGGCCTTTTTAATATCACCGAGAAAAGCGGAGCGGATAATACAGCCTCCACGCCACATCAGGGCAATATCCCCGTAATTCAACTCCCAATTATGTTCCTTGGAGGCTTCCATTAGCAAGTTATAACCTTGGGCGTAGGAAATGATCTTGGCCCCATAAACGGCCATTTTCAGGTCCTCCAACATGGCTTCCTTGTTTCCATCAAAGGAAATGGCCGGTGCGTCAAACACCTGCGAGGCCTGGTCGCGCAACTCGAGCTGCGCGCTTAGGAACCGGGAAAAAACCGACTCGGCAATCAAGGTCAGGGGCACGCCCAGGTGCATGGCTTCGATTCCTGTCCATTTTCCTGTACCTTTCTGCCCTGCAGTATCCAGTATTTTTTCCACCATCGGCTCGCCGTCCTCGTCCTTATAGGCCAGAATGTCCGCCGTGATCTCAATGAGGTAGGAATCCAGTTCTTCACTGTTCCATTTTTTGAAGGTCTTGTGCATCTCATCATAATCCATTCCCAGCACGTCTTTCATAAACTGGTAGGCTTCAGTGATGATTTGCATGTCCCCGTATTCGATGCCATTGTGGATCATCTTCACATAATGGCCGGCACCGTCCGCTCCGACCCAGTCGCAGCAGGGAACGCCCCCGTCCACTTTGGCCGAAACGGACTGAAAAATTTCCTTGACATGGGGCCAAGCGGATTTACTGCCTCCGGGCATCATGGAAGGCCCCCTGAGGGCTCCGATCTCCCCGCCCGAAACGCCGGTTCCGACGTATTGGAATCCTTTGCTTTCCACGTATTCGGTACGGCGGATGGTATCGGTAAAATTGGAATTTCCTCCGTCTATGATAATATCACCTTCCTCCAAGTGGGGGATGATCTGCTCGATGAAGCTGTCCACAGGATCACCTGCCTTCACCAGCATCATTACTTTCCTGGGCTTTTGCAGGGAATCCACCAGTTCCTTTACCGAATGGGTACCGATGAAGTTTTTTCCTGCCCCACGTCCTTGGATAAATTTGTCCACTTTGTCTGTAGACCTGTTATAGACGGCCACGGAAAATCCCTTGCTCTCCATGTTCAGCACCAGGTTTTCACCCATCACCGCCAGCCCTATCAGGCCTATATCAGCCAATTTGCTCATAACGTTCTTTTTTGTCTTTTGATTAGTGATTTGTAATGTTTGGGAAAGTTAACACAAATCCCGCTAATTTTTAAGCATTGGCGCATTTCTCGGTGGTAATAATGGCCGAAGCGTCACCAAACCGAAAGGATTGGTGGCTTTCACTCTTCCGGAAGCGCTTTTCCTCCGATCCAGGTAGGACAGCAAATCCGGCAAGGTACCCACCTCACCTCGTGCTGCTGGACAGCGAGCGGACAACAGCACGATGCACCTTACTGGGTGGCTTCGGGAATGTCCAGCGTATTGGAAAAATAACCATACTTCAGCTTTTCCAGCTGCCATTTGGTAATCAAATCGATCAGCTTCAACTGGCCTTCCAAAAATTTCTCTTGCCGCTTGTTGAGCAGGAACACGGAACTCTCCCCATAATTGAACTTTTCGGATTCCGCCCACAACAAGCGCTCATAACCTTCCACATTTTGTCGCTGGTTGGCCACCTGATTGGCCAGCAATCCTATTTGTGCCTGGCTGTTGAGCACTTTGTTTCGGAGTCCTAAGCTTTTGTTTTCCAGCTCCAGCTGCTTTTCCTGGATTTTGATCTTGCTGAGCTGTAAGTTTCCCCTCTCGCCCCTGAGCAAAAGCGGAAAACTAAAGGAAAAGCCCCATTTGTAGTCGTTTTCATTGTACCCCGGCAGCCCTTCCCCGTCCGGGGTGAGCAGTGGCATGTATTTGAGCTTGAGCTTGGGCAGCAGTTTTTCCTGTTTCATCCTTCTTTCCGCTTCGAGGGCAGAAAGGTCCAACCTGCTCTTCTGTAACATGGGATGCTGCTCCACCGAGTCGATGGGAAACTCAGGCACCCCTGCGGCTTCGCGCAAAGTTTCCAACTGCTCAGGATCCCTTCCCTGCAGGTAAGCATTTCCATCTTGGTCCCAAAGAAAGTTTTCCAAATTCCGCACGGTAGCCACATAACTGGATTGGGCAGACTGCAGCAGGTTTTGCCGATCCTGCCAAACCGTAAAGGCCTCCAAGGTGTCCATGGCGGTTTTTTCGCCGTTTAAGTAAGCTGTCTTGGTGTTTTCAAAGTAATTTTCAGCCAGTTCCACACTTTCCTGGACGATTTCCAA comes from Echinicola vietnamensis DSM 17526 and encodes:
- the gnd gene encoding decarboxylating NADP(+)-dependent phosphogluconate dehydrogenase — encoded protein: MSKLADIGLIGLAVMGENLVLNMESKGFSVAVYNRSTDKVDKFIQGRGAGKNFIGTHSVKELVDSLQKPRKVMMLVKAGDPVDSFIEQIIPHLEEGDIIIDGGNSNFTDTIRRTEYVESKGFQYVGTGVSGGEIGALRGPSMMPGGSKSAWPHVKEIFQSVSAKVDGGVPCCDWVGADGAGHYVKMIHNGIEYGDMQIITEAYQFMKDVLGMDYDEMHKTFKKWNSEELDSYLIEITADILAYKDEDGEPMVEKILDTAGQKGTGKWTGIEAMHLGVPLTLIAESVFSRFLSAQLELRDQASQVFDAPAISFDGNKEAMLEDLKMAVYGAKIISYAQGYNLLMEASKEHNWELNYGDIALMWRGGCIIRSAFLGDIKKAFDKNPGLPHLLLDDFFKEKVQNAQAGWRKVCAAAVTNGIPVPALSAALAYFDGFRTKRLPANLLQAQRDYFGAHTYERTDKPRGEFFHTNWTGEGADTVSTAYNS
- a CDS encoding BamA/TamA family outer membrane protein, which encodes MTAKKLNLPTLFFLFLLSVIVVDNSYGQKKKKNDPPQKGSLYLSPVPVIGANPAFGFIYGVGGSASWFMGDPASTKISNALLGVAFTTKKQTIITLKSTVYGEDNDFIMLGDWRYLDSSQPTWGLGTGPQSARLASNDFNFDDGSIEGNSEADMMEFKFFRFYQTFLKKINSKGFYAGLGVHVDIFSDIKDQLLDLEASTPVITPYYAYNETYGFDQEKSTLVGLSFNGVLDTRDNVNNPYAGRYAMVNFKVNPTFLGSDQSSTQLWMEYRDYFNLTDDNNNILALWTYANLTVSGDLPYMNLPAIGWDQYSKSGEPYSQGRFRGRNLMFGGVEYRKHLFATRKNPRFMGAILYLNATTANGKANGINLFEYVEPGYGLGLRFNISQKARTNIGIDYGWGNYGTSGLFLRLNENF
- a CDS encoding TolC family protein, which codes for MSRVVIYTGLLWILITSLQTRAWAQEAGEERLYFEQYIQDVLAHHPLSAKARLNAQKAAATVRAARGNFDPVVGADFSQKHYDDKIYYRKLASGLRIPTVAGFDLVAGYEKNSGYNLNPENYIAGDDGLWNAGIELNVLQGLLMDEGRTALKQAKAYAAIAEQDQVLQTNDLYFSAAEAYFYWANSHQSLEIVQESVELAENYFENTKTAYLNGEKTAMDTLEAFTVWQDRQNLLQSAQSSYVATVRNLENFLWDQDGNAYLQGRDPEQLETLREAAGVPEFPIDSVEQHPMLQKSRLDLSALEAERRMKQEKLLPKLKLKYMPLLTPDGEGLPGYNENDYKWGFSFSFPLLLRGERGNLQLSKIKIQEKQLELENKSLGLRNKVLNSQAQIGLLANQVANQRQNVEGYERLLWAESEKFNYGESSVFLLNKRQEKFLEGQLKLIDLITKWQLEKLKYGYFSNTLDIPEATQ
- a CDS encoding DUF2541 family protein, with translation MRYIFLIPLMIFMTLTVKAQEKGWVKLGEKTVAFKSETDKVSMLGNDNTVDKIKLKCTQGTLQLQEITIVMKGGEKKTYDAKASGVMTKGMSSLPYAVPDKDGKISHLELKYDTKGKVSDSWST